Part of the Palaemon carinicauda isolate YSFRI2023 chromosome 8, ASM3689809v2, whole genome shotgun sequence genome is shown below.
AAAGTGTTAACACAAGTGTAACAAAGCAACAGTTTGAGGCAAAAATCTCCAATGCAAACTCTGGTTCCCTTCTAAGTTCAACTGCCATTGCTGATGACCTTACTTGTAAACTTTGTGGTGCCATGTCAAAGGATCGTCTTGATGCCATTTCTCATGCTTACAGACAATGCCCTCGACTTTCTGAAGTTACAAATGCAAGTGAACGTTACAAAGGATgtcttattgaaggcttggctgcACGGTTACATGTCATAGCAGAAAGTCAAcagcatcagcaacaacagcaccatcatcatcatcatcatccacaacATCCTCCTCTTCATATGTCTCGGCAACATTATACTATAAATAGATTAAGCACGGGGAAAGAAGATGAGAGTGATGCTGATTCAGGCCATGTTATAGATGAAGAGGAAATGACTAGTGATGGGAAAAAAGCAAGAGTACGATCACACTTTAGAGAAGAACATTTGGTTATTCTCCGTTCACATTATGCTCTGAACCCAAGACCAAAGAAGGAGGAGCTCTCCAATATCGCTGAGAGGATTGGCTTCCCGGTTCGAGTAGTGCAAGTTTGGTTTCAAAACAATCGTGCTCGTGAACGCAGTGAAGGCCGTTCTGTCACTCCGACACCACCTATCTATTCACAATCGTCCTATCCTTCAGAGTTTTCACCTTCAAGCTACACTTCTTCAAGTTATCCATCTAATTATGCACCTACATGCTACCCAACCCCCACCTCACAAGCAAGCAGTAGGACTCTCAGTATCAGTCCCTACTACCCGTCCCTATTACCACCGGGGCTAATGTATGGCCCAGGCAGAACATCTCCAGCACGTGCTGACAGTGCAGATGAACAAGATGATGATCAGCCCCTGGACTTGTCAACGAAAAAATCGTCACCTTCAGCTTCACCGAAGCCTGCTTCCATTCTTTCAGACTCTGATGCAGATTCAACGTCATTGGCAATTTCCTATAAGTCAGAATCCCGCACTCCTACACCTAATTCATTAAATAATAATCTTACAGAGTGTAAAGAAGGAAAAGAGTCCAATGTATCACCAGCAACAACAGTTCTTCCATCTGCAGTGTCTGAGCAACGAAGCAAACTAGCACAAATTCTACAAGGAGCAAAGTTGGGGATTCCTTCTCTCTATTCGGAACATGGAGATCACAGCGATAAAAGAAGTAGGGTAAGTACGGTTTCCTTTCCATATTTACATCTTTTTAGGGATTTACTTTGTCAATCCTGTTACATATTGATTATTTTGTTCACCTCTTTATTATGTGCAATATGGATGTTGATTCTCAGCTGGCtcatcaatttgatttttttttcaactgaaaattagaAGTGTGCTCatgcttgcttgcttttttttttttttttttttttttttttttttttttttttttttttgtacttgtaCTTCATATGATCCCCTTTTCTTCAGGATGACGACAGTGGGGATGAAAGTCGCAAGAGACGTCGTGATGATGAAGGCGGTAGCTTTCAGTGTGACCAGTGTGACAAGTCCTTTAATAAACCTTCTTCACTGGCTCGGCACAAGTATGAACACTCAGGTGAGAAGAAAGACAAACTTTATGTCGTTTAGGTTTTGGATCTTGTTGAAAAGTTATGTTTTCATTGAAGTTGAGAAATTACTGTTTTGCTGAGTATTAGCTTTATTGATCTCAGTTATTTCAGAACTTCCCTTCCCTAATCACTTATATTTCTACAAATAACCTTTTAGCGTGGACAGTGAGCATTTTATTACACATTTTCTGTTATAGCTGgttgttttcaaaattttatggGATGCATACTTACACACGTTACAGCTTAACAATAAGTCTTTCTGTTATGGGACACAGTATTTTGGGTTTCTATTAGAGATATCTAAACTACCCTTTTACATTACATTTATCAAGTTGAAAAAAAATCCATTCTTTTAGGAAACTGTGTAATTGTAATTACCAGCTCttgaaagattttataattttcattaaaattttaaaatagttttgttatATCTGTTTTTTGTTGTTTCGTTCGAGTTAATGAAAAGGGATTTTTTATGTCATGATATGCAGTGTGTAAAGTCATTCTTACCCCGTCATCCTGCATGTGTTTTGGCAATTGTTTTTCTTATTAGTATGATGAAAGATGTTTCATCAATAATCATCCTGTTTACTGAGAAGAGCATATAGATTTTGGGTGCTGATtgtttgaattttctgttatttgttCCAGGCCAACGTCCTTTCAAGTGTGACCTATGCCATAAAGCCTTCAAGCACAAGCACCATTTAACTGAGCACAGTCGGTTACACACAGGTGAGAAACCTTATCAGTGCCATAAATGCCATAAGAGATTTTCTCACTCTGGTTCTTATTCGCAACACATGAATCACCGATACTCTTATTGCAAACCGAACCACTCAGACGGCACTGTTTTGATATCCGAGTCATCAACACCGGTTCCTTCACCTTCAGAAAGTGGGACAAGTGTAAGCAGTACTCACGGAGAAGGAGTTTCTGTTATTGTTGCTGCAACAACTGAATCGAAAGCTGTAGCACCAGAGGCGACAGCCGATGAAGCATCCACTTCTGCCCCTGAAGTTTCATCTCCTGAGCCGCAAGAAACAGCGACCAGTTTGGTCAAAGAGGAAGTGGTTGCTAAACCTCAAGAGTTATAATAGTTCTAGTGACATTTAAAAGTGATGCAACATGTGTAAGACAACGAACAACTATTACAAAGAGTTATTTCTAATCAAAACATTGGCATGCAACGAAATGTCAACGTTCATGATCAAAACTTGTGGTGATTACAGTAGTTAAAAGTTTCTCTGATACTTGACATATTGTTAAGGAAGAGGCTGCATGTTTGGTGTGCAATATGTC
Proteins encoded:
- the zfh1 gene encoding zinc finger E-box-binding homeobox protein zag-1 → MAGVSTMYAPSSYTDSIRLWNIAGFVNYLSGDKNGSGEKGVSPQTPSDEAVTPSNAPVSPPTSALTPTSAITSASDPSMGDDAEFLNGASVPCSVCNKKFANIHRLQRHMISHQESDVLRRFKCDECGKAFKFKHHLKEHKRIHSGEKPFECEHCGKRFSHSGSYSSHMSSKKCQLGRGRATNGLLPRTPPQYPGTNSKRPILNPSSYLPILPKDKSPTPSADLGYSSPTRPISRDSLLMSPPTLVSPSGLNSSSLTSALPQGFPQGLSQGLQSNLQGLPPYHPLNPLILAAHIHPTLLSFTMTQAALNKAQHDGFEEKANITEAHDDVDDDPEPGELVIKEETREDEEERTSTIQEECRQDEREVCFPSRDRENMSTLKRVLESVNTSVTKQQFEAKISNANSGSLLSSTAIADDLTCKLCGAMSKDRLDAISHAYRQCPRLSEVTNASERYKGCLIEGLAARLHVIAESQQHQQQQHHHHHHHPQHPPLHMSRQHYTINRLSTGKEDESDADSGHVIDEEEMTSDGKKARVRSHFREEHLVILRSHYALNPRPKKEELSNIAERIGFPVRVVQVWFQNNRARERSEGRSVTPTPPIYSQSSYPSEFSPSSYTSSSYPSNYAPTCYPTPTSQASSRTLSISPYYPSLLPPGLMYGPGRTSPARADSADEQDDDQPLDLSTKKSSPSASPKPASILSDSDADSTSLAISYKSESRTPTPNSLNNNLTECKEGKESNVSPATTVLPSAVSEQRSKLAQILQGAKLGIPSLYSEHGDHSDKRSRDDDSGDESRKRRRDDEGGSFQCDQCDKSFNKPSSLARHKYEHSGQRPFKCDLCHKAFKHKHHLTEHSRLHTGEKPYQCHKCHKRFSHSGSYSQHMNHRYSYCKPNHSDGTVLISESSTPVPSPSESGTSVSSTHGEGVSVIVAATTESKAVAPEATADEASTSAPEVSSPEPQETATSLVKEEVVAKPQEL